The Hymenobacter oligotrophus genome segment CACGCGGCCGATGAGCTCGGCTTTGTCGGCGGGCAGGATGCCGGCGTCGCGGTTGGTGAGGGCGGCGGCTTTCTTGAGGTAGGCGAAGGCGCGGATTATCTCCTTGGGCATGCGGTTGATGTCCTGCGCAATCGGGAAGTTCTCGATGGAGCGTTGGGTTTGGGCGCCCCAGTAGGCGTCGGCGGGTACCTGTACGGTGCCCATGGTGTCTTTTTCGGTGCGGAATTGCATCAGCAGCAGACGACTCGGTGAAACGATGGGAATAAGCCCGGCAAAGGTAGGCAAAGGTGCCGCTCGGCCTACTGTTGAGCCGGGGCTTTGCGTAGCCACCTAGGGCCGGGGTAGGGTGCAATTTACAGACCGCCGCCGGGCCGCCGCTACGGCTGCGCGCAGGCCTAGGTATATACGTTATTTCAAACCAAAATTTGACGATTTTCAGACGCTATGATATTTCGGGTTTAACTAATCCTAGGTCATGTTCATCGAGCAATAGCCGAGCTTCATCGAATTGGGCCAACTCCTGGGCTCGTCGGCCGTTTAGGTTGCGCTGTTGAAATACTACAAACACAATAATTTTCTATGCTGAAAAAGTACTATTCTTCCTGCCGTTTGGTTGCCATGCTGCTGCTTGGTGCTACCCTAAGCACCAGCCTTACCGCGTGTGGCGAGCAGGAAAAAGCGCCCGAGCCCACTCTGTACGAACGCATGGGCAAGGTCGACGGCATCAGCAAGCTCGTCGACAACTTTATGGCCAATGTGGTGGCCGAGTGCGCCTCGCCCAACTCGGTGCTGCTGCGCAGCCACACCGCTTTTCTGGCCGATGTTAGCGCCGGCAACGACGCCCGCCGCCTGGCTTTCCGCAACAACCTGATCGACCAGCTGGGCCAAATTTCGGGCGGGCCGTTGGTGTACCGCGGCAAAAACATGGTGGCCGCGCACATCGGCATGAAGATTACGAACGCCGAATTCGATGCCGTGGCTGCTGAGCTTACCAAAGCCATGAACACGCAGCAGATTAAGCCCGCCGACCAGGAGCAGCTGCTGGGCCTGCTGGGCGCCATGCGCGGCGATGTGGTAGGAAAATAAGCCCCCGCTAAATCCGACTACTGCCGAGCTTCCGTACATGCGTCATTCCGCATCCAAACGCCTGTTGGTTTGGGCACTAGCGCTGGCACCCGTGCTGGCGTTGCTGGCCTGGGCCAACTGGCAAACCCCGAACCTACACGACTACGTGCCGCCCGTAACGGTGACGCGCCTGCAGTACCAGCCGGGCCCGGCCGAGCCGGCCGCCGTGCTGGAGCAGGTGCCCGGCGTAACGAGCTGCGCTGCCAACCCAGCCGCAGGCATTGCGGTGGTAATGCACCAGCCCGAGCAGGTGTCGCCGCAGCAACTGGCGGCGGCCCTGCAGCGTGCCGGCGTGCGGGCTACGGCCCTGCCGCGCCCGCCCGCCATGGTGCTTACCGGGCCGCAATGCCCGGTGCCGCCCTCGTACCTGCTGGCGCTGGAGCGGCTGCGCTTTGCGCTCAACTTCCGCCGCTTTTTCGTGGAGGTGTAGCGCCGGGCGCTTTGCCACCTAGGGCCAGCCCCCACACGTTGGCGGGCGGCCCTAGGTGGCGCCTTACCACCCCGCAGCTGTCGGGCTGCCTTGCCCAAGCGCCTGCCAGCTGCCTGCGCGCTTTTACTACCCTGCCTCATTGCCCCTTTCTACATACCACTGCCGCTCAGCGGTTTTCCTGTTGCTTATGCGCCGATACGCTTTACTCCTGATGATGGCCCTAACGGGCTGCGCCTACGACAACGTGGAGGAACTTGCCGGCCCCAAGGTGCCCTGCACCACGCCCGAGCAAGTTTCGTATTCGCTCAACGTGTCGCCGCTGCTCGACCGCAACTGCCGCTCGTGCCACGCGTCGGCGCTGCGCTCGGGCAACTTCAACATGGACGATTTCAACGAGCTGCAAACCCGCGCGCGCAGCGGCCTGCTGATGCACGTGGTAAACCACGACCCGGGCTATCCGCAAATGCCGCAGGGCGGTGCCAAGCTCTCCGAGTGCGACTTGGCCTTGCTGCAGAAGTGGGTTAACGCCGGCGCTCCGAATAACTAGATGGCGGCCCTCCCAACAACCGCATTTTGGCGGCGGTACGGTGGCTGGCTGCTGATAACCCTGCTCTGGTGCGCGCCCGAGGCAGGCGCCCAAGGCAAATACCAAACCCGCACCGGCACAGTGTCTTTCTTCTCCACGAGTATTCTGGAAGACATTGAGGCCCGCTCGGAGCAATCCGCGGCGCTTATCGATTTGCAAAGCGGGCAGGTGGCTTTCGTCATCCCGATCAAGTCGTTTCAGTTTAAGCGCACCCTCATGCAGGAGCACTTCAACGAGAACTACATGGAATCGGAGAAGTACCCGAAAGCCACGTTCAAAGGCCAGCTCCACAACCTCGACCGCGACGCCCTGGCCAAAGGCCAGTCGCAGCAAGTGCAGGTAGAAGGCGACTTGTTTATCCACGGCGTAACCAAGCGCGTGCAGGTGCAAGGCGCGCTCGAGCTGCAAAAAGGCAACCTGCTGGTGCACGCCTTTTTTAGCGTAGCCCCGGCCGATTACGGCATCGAGATACCCTTGCTCGTGCGCGAAAACATTGCCCGCATCGTGAGCATCAAGCTGGTGGCCTCCTGCGAGTCGGTGTCGCAGATATCGGCTGCCAAACCCTAACCCCCACCCCACGTCAACGCACACTCCTATGCATTTACCTTTTACTCGCCTAGGTCGTCGGGTAGCCGCGACGCTGCTGGTGGGGGCTGCTGCCTCCACCGCCGCCCTGGCCCAAGACGACCTCCTGAACCAACTGGAGCAAACGCCCCAGCCCGCCGCGCCCGAGCTGGTGGAGGCCACATTTAAAGGCTTGCGCCTGATAAACGGCCACACTGTGCAAACGCCCGGGCAGGGCACGCTGGCCTTCCTCATCAGCCACCGCTTTGGGGCTCTCAACAGCGGCGCTTACAACTTCTTCGGGCTCGACCAGGCCACGCTGCGCCTGGGCTTTGAGTACGGCGTGACGGACCGCTTGACGGTGGGCATCGGCCGCAGCTCGATGGAAAAGGCCTTCGACGGCTTTTTGAAGTACAAGGCCCTGCGCCAGAGCACCGGTCCGCGCGCCATGCCCGTAACCGTTACTCTGCTGGCCACCTCGGCCCTGAACACGCTGCGCTTTACCGACAACCTGGAGCGCACGCTGCCCCGCCGCCTCACCTACACCTACCAGGCGATGATTGCGCGCAAGTTCAGCCCCGATTTGTCGATTCAGGTGATGCCCACGCTGGTGCACCGCAACCTGGTGGCCCGGGCTACCGAGCCCAACGACGTGTACGCCCTAGGTGTGGGCGGCCGCCAGAAGCTGACCAAGCGCACCTCGCTGAACCTGGAGTACTACTACCTGGTGCCCAGCACCAAGCCCTACGATTTGCGCAACTCGCTGGCCGTGGGCTTCGACATCGAGACGGGCGGGCACGTGTTTCAGCTGCACGTTACCAACTCGCAAGGCATGATTGAGAAGCAGTTTATCACCGAAACGCGCGGCAACTTTTTCAAAGGCGACCTGTTTTTCGGCTTCAACATGGCCCGCAACTTTACGGTACGTGCCAAAGAAGGCTTCCGCAAATAAACCGATCTGGCTTAACACGTTCTCGTTTTTTCCCTCTTCACACCTCCAACTATGAAGCGTTTCTCTACAATGCTCCTGCTGGCCGGCCTGATGGCTACCGCTGCCTGCAACGACTCCAACGACGACGACAACACCCCCACCACCATGCAGGCCTCGGCTACCCTAAACGGCAGCCAAGAGGTACCGGCCAACAACTCGGCCGCTACCGGCACCATGACGGGCACCTACGACAAGAGCACCCGTACGCTCACCTACACCGTTACGTACCAAGGCTTCACGCCGGCCGCCGGCCACATTCACCAAGCGCCTCCCGGCCAAAACGGGGGCGTAATCGTGCCTTTCTCGAGCGTAGCTACCTCGCCCATCAGAGGCACTGCTACCCTAACGGAGGCCGATGCGGCCAGCCTGATGGCCGGCAACACCTACGTAAACCTGCACTCGAGCACCTACCCCAACGGCGAAATCCGCGGCAACATCACGCTGAAGTAAGCCACGGCTAGCACCTAGAGTTGGTTGTACTGCCCCGCTTGCCGACTGCTGCCCTTCAGGCAGTGGCGGCAGGCGGGGTTTGTGTTTTAAGGGTCGTCAGCGCCGCAGTTACAGCTTCTCATAAGTACCCAATGATTATCTGTATCAAGCTATATATAGTATCCATACTTGATTTAAACACATGTTCGTCAGATAATTATCGGCAGTAAACAGGTTTACGATCAGCTTAACAATTAGCTCGGCGTTATAT includes the following:
- a CDS encoding group I truncated hemoglobin; its protein translation is MLLLGATLSTSLTACGEQEKAPEPTLYERMGKVDGISKLVDNFMANVVAECASPNSVLLRSHTAFLADVSAGNDARRLAFRNNLIDQLGQISGGPLVYRGKNMVAAHIGMKITNAEFDAVAAELTKAMNTQQIKPADQEQLLGLLGAMRGDVVGK
- a CDS encoding heavy-metal-associated domain-containing protein produces the protein MRHSASKRLLVWALALAPVLALLAWANWQTPNLHDYVPPVTVTRLQYQPGPAEPAAVLEQVPGVTSCAANPAAGIAVVMHQPEQVSPQQLAAALQRAGVRATALPRPPAMVLTGPQCPVPPSYLLALERLRFALNFRRFFVEV
- a CDS encoding heme-binding domain-containing protein; this encodes MRRYALLLMMALTGCAYDNVEELAGPKVPCTTPEQVSYSLNVSPLLDRNCRSCHASALRSGNFNMDDFNELQTRARSGLLMHVVNHDPGYPQMPQGGAKLSECDLALLQKWVNAGAPNN
- a CDS encoding YceI family protein — encoded protein: MSFFSTSILEDIEARSEQSAALIDLQSGQVAFVIPIKSFQFKRTLMQEHFNENYMESEKYPKATFKGQLHNLDRDALAKGQSQQVQVEGDLFIHGVTKRVQVQGALELQKGNLLVHAFFSVAPADYGIEIPLLVRENIARIVSIKLVASCESVSQISAAKP
- a CDS encoding DUF5777 family beta-barrel protein, producing MHLPFTRLGRRVAATLLVGAAASTAALAQDDLLNQLEQTPQPAAPELVEATFKGLRLINGHTVQTPGQGTLAFLISHRFGALNSGAYNFFGLDQATLRLGFEYGVTDRLTVGIGRSSMEKAFDGFLKYKALRQSTGPRAMPVTVTLLATSALNTLRFTDNLERTLPRRLTYTYQAMIARKFSPDLSIQVMPTLVHRNLVARATEPNDVYALGVGGRQKLTKRTSLNLEYYYLVPSTKPYDLRNSLAVGFDIETGGHVFQLHVTNSQGMIEKQFITETRGNFFKGDLFFGFNMARNFTVRAKEGFRK
- a CDS encoding CHRD domain-containing protein; the protein is MKRFSTMLLLAGLMATAACNDSNDDDNTPTTMQASATLNGSQEVPANNSAATGTMTGTYDKSTRTLTYTVTYQGFTPAAGHIHQAPPGQNGGVIVPFSSVATSPIRGTATLTEADAASLMAGNTYVNLHSSTYPNGEIRGNITLK